From the Bacteroidota bacterium genome, one window contains:
- a CDS encoding fumarylacetoacetate hydrolase family protein has protein sequence MKIICIGRNYIEHAHELNNPVPETPVFFLKPDTSIIKNNRPFYYPDFSKDIQYETEVVVKINRLGKTIAQKFAHRYYDEIGLGIDFTARDLQRRCKEKGLPWEIAKAFEGSAPISKFVNKDRFSNVQLINFRLDLNGETVQSGNTKDMIFSVDRIIEYVSRFFTLRTGDLIFTGTPAGVGPVKINDRLQAYLEDELMLDFLIK, from the coding sequence ATGAAAATTATCTGCATAGGACGGAATTACATAGAGCACGCTCATGAATTGAACAATCCTGTCCCCGAAACTCCTGTATTTTTCTTAAAACCGGACACGTCTATAATCAAGAACAACAGGCCCTTCTATTATCCTGATTTTTCGAAGGACATTCAATACGAAACAGAAGTAGTCGTAAAAATCAACAGGCTTGGGAAAACCATTGCACAAAAATTTGCGCACCGCTATTACGATGAAATTGGGTTGGGCATTGATTTTACTGCCCGCGATTTACAAAGGCGCTGCAAGGAAAAAGGATTACCCTGGGAAATAGCCAAGGCATTTGAGGGTTCGGCACCCATCAGTAAGTTTGTAAATAAAGACAGGTTCTCCAATGTTCAGCTGATTAATTTCCGTCTGGATCTAAACGGGGAAACCGTACAATCAGGAAACACAAAAGATATGATTTTTTCAGTCGATCGTATCATAGAATATGTTTCCCGCTTTTTTACCCTGCGGACAGGAGATTTGATTTTTACAGGAACCCCGGCTGGTGTTGGCCCGGTAAAAATAAACGACAGGTTGCAGGCCTACCTTGAAGATGAGCTAATGCTCGATTTCC